AGTAATATAAATAATAAGAGAAATTTCATAGAGAATTATATTAATTTAGCTAGAATGTATAGGATAGATATAATATATGTTACACAAGATATTGAAGACACTAAGTTAGCTGAGAAAACCTATATGATGGAAAATGGAAGCTTAAAATTGATTCATTAGTCACGTAACTTCTAAAACGTAAACGTTATTGACATTTGTAAATGTATATCCTGTTTTAATAACTCTTCCAACTTTTTCTAAAGCTTCATAAGAGGAATGAGAATAGATATAATACTCAATATTATCAACTATTGTATTTTCATCAACAATACAACCAGCATACTCGCTGTTTCCATCTATCCCATCAGTAGCTATAGCATAGAGTTTAAACCTGTGATTAGAATTTCTTTTAACCCATTTTAAGAAACCTAAACAAACTTCACCATTTCTTCCTCCTTTACCCGCTTTACCTTCAATTTTTACATCAGGTTCTCCTCCAGCTAAAAGGGTGTAGGGAGGTTTCAAGCCTAGGTTACTAAAAGAAGTATTTACAATTCCAGCTAAATTCTGGCCAAAAGAATATGCATCACCTCTTATCTCACTAGATAAAATAATAGGATTTTGGACAATATCCCTTAATTTTCTTAAGACAATATTTATATCAAGAATTAAAAAATTGAATGAATTATGAACTTCCTTCTTTGTCTCAATAAGATATTTGGAATATTCTCCTAAACCTACTTTATTTAAAATAAGTTTAGCGTCATCTACGGTACTGCTATCTGGCAAAGTTGGACCACTACCTACGGCACTTAAATCCCCTCCCGGAACATCACTGACTATTAAAGTTAAAATAGGGGCCTTGGAGAACTCAGTTAATTTTCCGCCCTTAATTAGGGATAAGTGTTTTCTTACGATATTTATTTCATTAACACTTAGTCCAGATTTAACTAGTTTCTCATTAATATCTCTTAATATCTCATAAGGTACATTAGAATATTCCATTAATGCTGAAGCTCCACCAGAAAGAAGAAAAATTAGTAAGTCATAATCTTCATTTTTTAGGAACTTGATAACTTCCGTTCCTGCCTTAAAACTTAATTCAGAGATATCTGGATGAGTAGATTCAATTACTTCAACCTTCGGAAGAGAAATATAAGAGCCTTTTGGAAGTATAACTAAACCTTTAACATCTTTAAGCTTATCGATAAAAAATTTAGCCATTTTATATGAAGCTTTTCCAACAGCAATAATTGCCGGTTTAGTATAAGGAAAATGATTGCCATCAACTATTATTTCATTCTTCTTGATTACTACTCTTTCATCTAAGGCTATATAAGGGTCTGAAAATGTTAATATTTTCTCTATTATTTTATCCATGTTATTTAGTCTCCTTATATAGTTCTGACGCAATTTTTTTACCTTTTTTTGTTAGATCATAATATATTCCCTTAGGCTTGTGATCCAATTCCTTGGCCTTAACTTTTAGCCATGGCTTGACTGAAGATGTAACACTTCTTTTTAAAGCACCTTGAAATCTTTGCAACAGACCCTCTTCTTCTAATTTCTTGCAAGCTTTTTCAATTTCGTCTTCACTATATTTAGGTGCCCAACCACTTTCACCTAACAACCTCCTAGCCATATACCATGGATTATCTGGACCGTATTTGTAAATATGAATAAGGATTTTTTTCTCCAAATCTGAAAGTTCACTCACTGACTAACACCTCTTCAGCCAGTGCTTTAGGAATAGATTCTTTTTTATTATCAATTTCAATTACAAAATCATTCTCATTCTTTTTAATTAATTTTATCTCGACCCCGGGTTTAATATTTAGCTCATCGGCCATAGATAAAATCCATTCTTCTTCTCTTATAATCATTATAACTTTATATTTTTTATTACATTCTGCTTCAGACAATTTTATTCCATTTACTTTAACTTCTCTTCCCGGAATAGGATGACCATGAGGACAAGTTAAAGGTTTACCAAGAAGTTCATCAATTTTATCTACCACATCTTCTGGCCAGATATGCTCAAGTCTATGAGCAAGCTGATGAGCCCTAATCCAATCAAGCCCTATTATATCAGTTAGCAATCTTTCAGAAAGTCTATGGGCCCTAATTAGCTTCTCAGCAATCTTTTTACCTTCAGCTGTTAATTTAATTTTCTTATTATCTCTTTCAATTAATCCAATTTTCTCTAATTTTTCAAGAGCTTTACTAACTGTGCCGGGTGATACATTAAAAGCAAGAATAAGATCAGAAACCCTGGCATATCCTTTAAGTAACTCAATTTCATAAATCTCTTTTAAGTAATTTTCTAATGGTTCAGATAGTTCCATACAAAAAATTACTTAACGATAATTTTAGTTTTTACTGTTTGAATAAGCCTGGGTGTTTCTCCTTCTTCTTTTACAAATACATTTACATTAGCTTGAAATTTACCTTCATAACCATGAGTTTTAAGATATTCTCTAACTCTATCAAGGGCCTCATCAATAGCTGATGAAATATGCTCATGCATTTTAGAAGCAATTTGTGGAACATCTAGATCTAATTCAGTTATCGCATAATATTTTTTTATTTCTTCCGAAGCTCTCATGTGTATCTAAAATAAAACTTCTTTTCATCAAATTAAAATTTAAGGTTTTAATTTCGAACTAGAAAAGCTTAATATAAATGGAATAATATCATATCATATATGTACAAAGTTATTTTTAAGGTTAGTAGTAATGGTTCTTTTACTAACTCCCTTAAGGAATTGAGAAAGGCTGGTTTTATTCCAATATACTTTAGAAGAGATAATGGGGTTGAGGAATATACTACTCTTTACAATTCTAATGATATTAATGAAGTTAAAGAAGCAATTATTGATTTTGCCTATTTAATCTCTAAGCAAGGTAAGAATGGAGGATATGATTTTGCTAAGATATATAAGGTTGAGGATAAGTATATTGGAAAGCTAGCCGGAGGAGGTTTAGGAGCTCTATTAGGTTATCAGTTTGGAGGTATTGCTGGACTTATATTAGGAACATTAGGAGGAATATTTTTAGGTGAGTTATTCGATATATCATATGGTCAAACTTTAGTGGGGTTAATAAATTGGCCAATCCAATTAACCAGTTAACTAAAAGAGGTTTAAGCATTTTATTAGGAGTTATAATGTTTCTAACATCAGTACTGTTAATTACCAAAGTCCATGTTAATCTATCAGAGATATTATTCACGTTTAATCCTTACCCGTTTTATTTCATAGGATTAATATTTGGAGTTGAAAGAATATTTTACGGGATTACGGGTAGTTCAAAACTTCTTTCATTAATTATGGGTGGGGGAGAATATTCTTCATTAAGTACCTTAGCCTTATTTATATTCTTCTTGAGTTTTGGATTATATGTAATAATTTATACAATAGCTTATACGCAAATAATATTACAGATGTTAAATGTAATTAATGGGATTAGTTATTTGCTTTTCTCTTTAAGTATATTTAAGGCTTGGCACATGTGAAAAAAGTCCAAGCACCAATTTTTTCATAATCTACTTTAAGTCCTACCTCTTCAAATATCTTTATATAATAATCTACAGAATGTATTTTTAACCCCCAAATCGTAGCCAAAAATTGACTTATCATGTTATTTTTTGTTAAAATTGTTGCAACACATTTCTTACCATGTTTTAGTACTCTATTTATTTCTCTAACTGCAACTAATACTGAAGGAAACATATGAAGAACAAACATTGCAGAAATACCATCGATAGATTCATCGGCAAAAGGAAGTTTTAATGCGTTCCCTCTTACTGCGACCACATTTGGTCTCTTATCCTTTAATATTTTTAAAAACTTATACGAGATATCAAGACCCATACAGATTTCGCACTTAACATAATCAAAGATCTTACCTGTTCCAGTACCAATATCTAAAACTATAGTACCGCTAATCATTTCTCCTGCCTTTCTCGTTATATAGCTATAACTTTTACCAGAAGTGATCAAAAGACCAAAAGGGGCCCAAACAGATTCATAAATTGGAGCTATTATATCAAGAATCTTTTCACTTTTTATATCTTCTGTTAATAAATCTATTATTCCATCAACTTCAGAAAATGTATGACCTTTTTCACATACCCATTTCTTAATAAACTTAGAACCGTCAATAGGGCATCTAAATATATCGCTCATTAAAATACCTATACCATATCTAATATATTAAATTTGATAAAGCAAAAGTAACCAAATCTTTTAAAGTTACTATCTCTATATTTTTAGAATTAGTTACAATTACACTACCTATATTTCTTTTAATCATCGTACTAACTACTGTGTGTAAACTCTCTTCTTTACTTACGCTATAAACTTCAACTATCATTATTTTATTAATACTTAAATTGAGATCTATATCGTAATTATAGACAATATCTCTTGATGAAACTATGCCATAGAGAAACTTATCATAAACGGGCATATGTCTAATCTTATTCTTTAACATAAGTTCACCAACGGTTTTTATCTTTGTATATGGTTCAACAAATATTGCTTCTTTAGATAGTTCACCTATGAGTGCATTACTTTTTGACCAATCTATTTGTGATATAACATCTTTGTAAGTTATTATCTTATTGTCATAAATTACTGCATCTGTATCATTATCAATCATACTCCTCATGATTTCTTTTAACTCATTGCTTTTCACTATGACTGGAAATTTCAATTTAGCATCTTTTAGTTTAGATTCAACATCATTATTAATTATATGATATAGTGCTTCATCAACACTAAAAATTCCTAAAATATTATTACTCCTACTAACAACTATTCTTCTTATGTTATTTCTCTTCATAAAGAAGAGCGCATCTATAACATAGGCGTCTGGATCAACACTTATTATTTCCCTTCCTTCAACTCTCAATCTTTAATTCCCTAATCTTAAGATAATTCAACAAATTATATAATAGTACCGTTAATGGATCATCACATTCAACTTTTTTACCGTTGATTATGAGATTGCACTCTTTATTGCAATTCTCAGCCTCACTAACTATTTTTCTACTAATTTCGTCTACCTCAGTAGGATTATGAATCTCAATTTTCTTTCCTAACTCTAAATCTTTATAACCTTCAACAAGAATAATATCGACTGGAAGAAGATAAAGAAGATTTAAATTACATCTATAAAACATGACACATTTTGAATCATTAAAAATTACAATATCCGATCCAGCTTCCCAAAAACGATATGTATCTTTACCTTGTATGTCAATCTCGTGGTGAGAATGCTTAACTACAGCCACACTATAACCCTTTTCCTTCAAAATCTTAACAGCTCTTTCAATTGCTGAAGTCTTTCCTGTATCCTTTTTGCCTACTACTTGTATAATGCAACCCATATGCTAATTTATACCAGTTAGTAATATTTTATAATGTGCTAATAAGCTTAGAAGAAGCTAGAAAAATAATTGATATTAACATTTCTTCAAAGCATAATTATTATAGATATGAAAGCATTTATAATTCAGTAGGGAAAATTATCCTAGAAGATATTTACGCAATAAAAAGTATTCCAGAGGTCAATTTGTCCGCTATGGACGGGTTTGCGTTCAAGGTGTCCGACTATAAAAAATATGGAAAACTAAAAATAGTCGGAAAACTGT
The sequence above is drawn from the Sulfurisphaera tokodaii str. 7 genome and encodes:
- a CDS encoding class I SAM-dependent methyltransferase codes for the protein MSDIFRCPIDGSKFIKKWVCEKGHTFSEVDGIIDLLTEDIKSEKILDIIAPIYESVWAPFGLLITSGKSYSYITRKAGEMISGTIVLDIGTGTGKIFDYVKCEICMGLDISYKFLKILKDKRPNVVAVRGNALKLPFADESIDGISAMFVLHMFPSVLVAVREINRVLKHGKKCVATILTKNNMISQFLATIWGLKIHSVDYYIKIFEEVGLKVDYEKIGAWTFFTCAKP
- a CDS encoding metal-dependent transcriptional regulator, whose amino-acid sequence is MELSEPLENYLKEIYEIELLKGYARVSDLILAFNVSPGTVSKALEKLEKIGLIERDNKKIKLTAEGKKIAEKLIRAHRLSERLLTDIIGLDWIRAHQLAHRLEHIWPEDVVDKIDELLGKPLTCPHGHPIPGREVKVNGIKLSEAECNKKYKVIMIIREEEWILSMADELNIKPGVEIKLIKKNENDFVIEIDNKKESIPKALAEEVLVSE
- a CDS encoding DUF2250 domain-containing protein; amino-acid sequence: MSELSDLEKKILIHIYKYGPDNPWYMARRLLGESGWAPKYSEDEIEKACKKLEEEGLLQRFQGALKRSVTSSVKPWLKVKAKELDHKPKGIYYDLTKKGKKIASELYKETK
- a CDS encoding CBS domain-containing protein, producing MRVEGREIISVDPDAYVIDALFFMKRNNIRRIVVSRSNNILGIFSVDEALYHIINNDVESKLKDAKLKFPVIVKSNELKEIMRSMIDNDTDAVIYDNKIITYKDVISQIDWSKSNALIGELSKEAIFVEPYTKIKTVGELMLKNKIRHMPVYDKFLYGIVSSRDIVYNYDIDLNLSINKIMIVEVYSVSKEESLHTVVSTMIKRNIGSVIVTNSKNIEIVTLKDLVTFALSNLIY
- a CDS encoding glycerate 2-kinase codes for the protein MDKIIEKILTFSDPYIALDERVVIKKNEIIVDGNHFPYTKPAIIAVGKASYKMAKFFIDKLKDVKGLVILPKGSYISLPKVEVIESTHPDISELSFKAGTEVIKFLKNEDYDLLIFLLSGGASALMEYSNVPYEILRDINEKLVKSGLSVNEINIVRKHLSLIKGGKLTEFSKAPILTLIVSDVPGGDLSAVGSGPTLPDSSTVDDAKLILNKVGLGEYSKYLIETKKEVHNSFNFLILDINIVLRKLRDIVQNPIILSSEIRGDAYSFGQNLAGIVNTSFSNLGLKPPYTLLAGGEPDVKIEGKAGKGGRNGEVCLGFLKWVKRNSNHRFKLYAIATDGIDGNSEYAGCIVDENTIVDNIEYYIYSHSSYEALEKVGRVIKTGYTFTNVNNVYVLEVT
- the mobB gene encoding molybdopterin-guanine dinucleotide biosynthesis protein B, with translation MGCIIQVVGKKDTGKTSAIERAVKILKEKGYSVAVVKHSHHEIDIQGKDTYRFWEAGSDIVIFNDSKCVMFYRCNLNLLYLLPVDIILVEGYKDLELGKKIEIHNPTEVDEISRKIVSEAENCNKECNLIINGKKVECDDPLTVLLYNLLNYLKIRELKIES